The Apium graveolens cultivar Ventura chromosome 6, ASM990537v1, whole genome shotgun sequence genome contains a region encoding:
- the LOC141665888 gene encoding uncharacterized protein LOC141665888 has product MSKSADINPDDNDFENKHREYVSMKEYYCYKLMIRLSEGLALHLSGYLWQQYAIDAFCEIEQYRFDWVTTHQITIRSDLYTFIRDALRKGDHDPNYVGKAVILPVSFTGSQSLETLYSEHLILTHYTVMHVIEFQKRGLPHMHMLIWLHPDSRPKIVAQIDALVSAEIPDKDTDHVGYAAVSNYMIHGPYGVDNTYSPCMVKGRCMRHFPKRFNGNTYIDDCGFPIYRRRNTGRSIKNKGVFLDNRFVVPFNRDILVLFQCHINLEQYLDGRYVCASEAAWRIFGFDVHSRWPYVDRLPIHLPGNKYVNFRTGTTLSEVVQQADSKRTKLEAWFEANKEFPAARDFTYAEFPMHFTWLPRDCKWKPRQRGDVVGRLTEVHATGGDLLYLRMLLMRRKEIEKLLNDIGNSLKDFPTMPYPPEVFLYNSGNGLIAEETGYDREQMKRQHDENYIKLNREQKEVYEAVVESMNSNKGEQFFVYGSGGCGKTFVWQTLLCRLRSERKIVFPVASSGIAVVLLDGGRTAHSRFHIPIIVDQCSVAGIKHDINLAELLQNTSLIIWDEAPMQHRHGIESVDKCLRDIMAHIDPSRSSRPFGGITVVFGGDYRQTLLVIPKASRGETIGSTLNRSKL; this is encoded by the exons ATGTCGAAATCAGCCGATATAAATCCCGATGATAATGATTTTGAAAACAAACATCGAGAATATGTTTCTATGAAAGAATATTATTGTTATAAGTTGATGATTCGCCTTTCTGAAG GGTTGGCTCTGCATTTATCAGGTTATTTGTGGCAACAATATGCCATTGATGCCTTTTGTGAAATTGAACAATATCGGTTTGATTGGGTTACTACTCACCAAATAACTATAAGGTCGGATCTGTATACTTTTATCCGAGATGCTTTGCGTAAAGGTGATCACGATCCCAATTATGTTGGGAAAGCTGTTATATTACCAGTATCCTTCACAGGTTCGCAAAG TTTAGAAACTCTTTACTCTGAGCATTTAATTCTAACGCATTATACAGTTATGCATGTAATAGAATTTCAGAAACGGGGTCTTCCACACATGCATATGTTGATTTGGCTACACCCGGATTCGAGGCCCAAAATAGTTGCTCAAATAGATGCTCTGGTGAGTGCTGAAATACCTGACAAAGATACAGATCATGTTGGATATGCCGCTGTCAGCAATTACATGATTCATGGGCCCTATGGAGTTGACAACACCTATTCACCTTGCATGGTTAAAGGAAGATGTATGAGACACTTTCCTAAGAG GTTCAATGGTAACACGTATATTGATGATTGTGGTTTTCCCATTTATCGCAGACGCAACACTGGAAGAAGTATAAAAAATAAAGGTGTTTTTTTAGACAATAGGTTTGTTGTTCCATTTAATAGAGATATATTGGTTCTTTTTCAATGCCATATAAATCTCGAG CAATATCTTGATGGTCGTTATGTTTGTGCCTCTGAAGCAGCATGGAGAATATTTGGTTTTGATGTACATTCTCGGTGGCCATATGTTGATAGATTACCTATTCATTTACCTGGCAACAAGTACGTCAATTTTAGAACAGGTACAACACTATCTGAAGTTGTTCAGCAAGCTGATAGTAAAAGGACAAAACTTGAGGCTTGGTTTGAAGCTAATAAAGAATTTCCAGCCGCTCGAGATTTTACCTATGCTGAATTTCCTATGCATTTTACGTGGCTACCCCGAGATTGTAAATGGAAACCTCGCCAAAGAGGTGATGTAGTTGGCAGATTAACAGAAGTACATGCTACTGGCGGTGATTTGTTGTATCTCCGCATGTTACTTATGCGGAGAAAAG AAATTGAAAAACTTCTGAATGATATTGGAAATAGCTTAAAAGATTTTCCGACAATGCCCTATCCTCCAGAAGTCTTTCTTTACAACAGTGGCAATGGTTTAATTGCTGAAGAAACAGGTTACGATAGAGAGCAAATGAAAAGGCAACATGATGAGAATTATATAAAGTTGAATAGAGAGCAAAAAGAAGTGTATGAGGCTGTTGTCGAAAGTATGAATTCTAACAAAGGCGAACAGTTCTTTGTCTATGGAAGTGGCGGATGTGGGAAAACATTTGTTTGGCAGACACTTCTATGTCGCCTTCGTTCTGAGCGTAAAATTGTTTTTCCAGTAGCCTCATCaggaattgcagttgttttgtTAGATGGTGGTAGGACAGCTCACTCACGCTTTCATATACCTATCATTGTAGATCAATGCTCTGTAGCTGGAATAAAGCACGATATAAATCTTGCTGAATTATTACAGAACACAAGTTTAATAATTTGGGACGAAGCACCCATGCAGCATCGACATGGTATTGAGAGTGTTGataaatgtttaagagatattaTGGCTCATATTGATCCCAGTAGATCATCAAGGCCATTTGGTGGAATAACTGTTGTATTTGGTGGAGATTATCGCCAAACACTACTGGTTATCCCAAAAGCTTCCCGAGGAGAGACCATTGGATCAACACTGAATCGATCAAAGCTGTAG
- the LOC141665887 gene encoding uncharacterized protein LOC141665887, protein MRLHSGLSDERNKIIAEFAKWQLAIGDGKVHNITENPGDDGLVEFEIPEQFIVHETDNPIQSLFDITYPDFLSNMSSYDYLRSRAILTPTNSLVDDITDFVIEKIPGKTHTYFSQDSIDDNRGEDNDFDTVFPVEYLNSINMSCFLNHELQIKVGCTVMLMRNLNQILGLCNGTRMIVTAYKKNSVEYEILCGSNVGSKYLIPRIDMVPTDTKWPFEFKRTQFPLQLCFSMTINKSQGQSLDTVGLYLPRSVFSHGQLYVAVS, encoded by the coding sequence ATGAGACTTCATTCGGGACTTTCAGATGAGCGCAACAAGATAATTGCTGAATTTGCTAAATGGCAGCTTGCCATTGGAGATGGCAAGGTCCATAACATTACTGAGAATCCTGGAGATGATGGTTTGGTAGAGTTTGAAATTCCTGAACAGTTTATTGTTCACGAAACAGATAATCCAATTCAGTCTTTATTTGACATAACCTATCCAGATTTTCTGTCGAACATGTCTTCTTACGATTATCTTAGATCCAGAGCAATCCTTACTCCTACAAACAGTCTGGTGGATGATATAACTGATTTTGTGATTGAGAAAATTCCAGGTAAAACTCATACCTATTTCAGTCAGGATTCCATAGATGACAATAGAGGGGAGGATAATGATTTTGATACCGTCTTTCCAGTAGAATACCTGAATTCAATTAACATGTCGTGCTTTCTAAATCATGAGTTACAGATCAAGGTTGGTTGTACCGTGATGTTAATGCGGAATTTGAATCAGATTCTTGGTTTATGTAACGGTACACGAATGATAGTCACTGCATACAAAAAAAATTCTGTAGAATATGAGATTCTTTGCGGTTCGAATGTTGGATCAAAATACCTTATACCAAGAATTGACATGGTTCCAACCGACACCAAATGGCCATTTGAATTCAAAAGAACTCAATTTCCCTTGCAACTCTGTTTTTCCATGACCATTAACAAAAGCCAAGGACAGTCACTCGATACTGTTGGATTGTATTTACCGAGATCAGTGTTCTCTCATGGTCAACTGTATGTAGCTGTTTCATGA